A stretch of the uncultured Trichococcus sp. genome encodes the following:
- a CDS encoding ABC-F family ATP-binding cassette domain-containing protein, with translation MKDFNAIELEKSYGMKKLFNKISFTIREGEHIGLIGQNGTGKSSLLEIIAGIEAPDAGSLDVPSDYRVGYLAQEPQLNKESTVFEAVYEGEAPIIKTVRAYEEALELLEKDSLNPDYQNRYSKAEADMNAQEAWQTEVQIKSILNRLGLDDITKKVGELSGGQRKRVGLAQVLIQAPDLLLLDEPTNHLDMDSITWLENYLAQYKGSVLLVTHDRYFLENAVTKIIELKNGGLEVYTGNYEDYLVQKSEREAIQQKMDEKQLKLYKSELQWMRKGAKARTTKQQARIHRFEDLEKVTQQSTTDAKLEIQLDGSRLGKRVFNLEHISLFAGEKQILNDFSYIFQSNDRIGIVGKNGAGKTTFLNMLAGEIAISGGNLIIGETVKIAYYKQLSEVLPDDKRVINYLQEIAEEVKLSDGIVVSVTEMLETFLFPRETHGSLISSLSGGEKRRLYLLKLLMTKPNVLLMDEPTNDLDIDTLTVLEDYLNSFGGAVITVSHDRYFLDKVADKLLILNDEGKPGVFFGDMSEYLLVSRQKESETAKQEIKKAAAPVPAQDAVKEKTKWTYMEQKEWETIEDDIAELEEKGQTLQSAMAENASDFEKLTQLQQELDDAEAALAEKWERWEYLSQFAKD, from the coding sequence ATGAAAGATTTTAATGCCATCGAGTTAGAAAAATCCTACGGGATGAAGAAACTCTTCAATAAAATATCCTTCACGATCCGCGAAGGTGAACATATCGGTCTGATCGGCCAGAACGGAACCGGCAAAAGTTCCTTGCTGGAGATCATCGCGGGAATCGAAGCCCCGGATGCCGGCAGCCTGGACGTGCCCAGTGATTATCGTGTCGGTTACTTGGCGCAGGAGCCTCAACTGAACAAAGAATCGACCGTTTTTGAAGCGGTCTATGAAGGGGAAGCGCCCATCATCAAGACGGTCCGCGCCTACGAGGAAGCTTTGGAATTGTTGGAGAAAGACAGTCTGAATCCGGATTATCAGAACCGGTACAGTAAGGCTGAAGCCGACATGAATGCGCAAGAGGCTTGGCAGACGGAGGTTCAGATCAAATCAATCCTGAACAGGTTGGGTTTGGACGACATCACGAAAAAAGTGGGCGAGTTGTCCGGTGGGCAACGGAAACGCGTTGGCTTGGCGCAGGTGCTGATCCAAGCGCCGGATCTATTGTTGCTGGATGAACCGACCAACCATCTTGACATGGACTCGATCACTTGGCTGGAAAACTATCTTGCCCAGTACAAAGGCTCCGTCCTGTTGGTGACCCATGACCGCTATTTCCTGGAGAATGCCGTCACGAAAATCATCGAACTGAAAAACGGCGGGTTGGAAGTCTACACAGGAAACTACGAAGACTATTTGGTCCAAAAGAGCGAACGTGAAGCCATCCAACAAAAAATGGATGAGAAGCAGCTGAAACTCTACAAGAGCGAACTGCAATGGATGCGCAAAGGTGCCAAAGCGAGAACGACAAAGCAGCAAGCACGGATCCACCGATTTGAGGATTTGGAAAAGGTCACGCAACAAAGCACGACCGATGCCAAACTCGAAATCCAATTGGATGGTTCCCGATTGGGCAAACGCGTCTTCAATCTGGAGCACATCTCGTTGTTTGCGGGAGAAAAACAGATCCTCAACGATTTTTCCTATATATTCCAGTCGAACGATCGCATCGGTATCGTCGGCAAGAATGGGGCAGGCAAGACAACCTTTCTGAATATGTTGGCAGGTGAAATAGCGATTTCCGGCGGGAATCTGATCATCGGAGAGACCGTCAAAATAGCCTATTACAAACAGCTTTCCGAAGTGCTTCCTGACGATAAGCGCGTCATCAATTATCTGCAGGAAATCGCGGAAGAGGTGAAATTAAGCGACGGCATCGTCGTCAGCGTCACGGAGATGCTGGAGACCTTCCTCTTCCCGCGCGAAACGCACGGCAGCCTGATCAGCTCCTTATCGGGAGGGGAAAAGCGACGCCTTTACTTATTGAAATTGCTGATGACGAAACCGAATGTGCTGTTGATGGATGAGCCGACGAACGACTTGGACATCGATACGTTGACGGTATTGGAGGATTACTTGAACAGCTTCGGCGGAGCCGTCATCACCGTTTCGCATGACCGCTATTTCCTGGATAAAGTGGCCGATAAGCTGTTGATTCTGAATGATGAGGGCAAACCGGGCGTATTCTTTGGCGATATGAGTGAATATTTGCTGGTTTCGAGACAAAAAGAGAGTGAGACCGCTAAACAGGAAATCAAAAAAGCGGCAGCGCCTGTCCCGGCTCAGGATGCGGTCAAAGAAAAGACCAAATGGACCTACATGGAGCAGAAGGAATGGGAGACGATCGAGGACGACATTGCCGAACTTGAGGAAAAAGGTCAGACATTGCAGAGCGCGATGGCTGAAAATGCTTCTGACTTCGAAAAGCTGACCCAATTGCAGCAAGAATTGGACGACGCAGAAGCAGCGCTTGCCGAAAAATGGGAACGCTGGGAATATCTCAGCCAGTTCGCCAAAGATTAA
- a CDS encoding YozE family protein, producing MRQSFYLFILTYRDPYKKDDKTAFANRVSEDIGFPKQMTDYHELADYLELSGEYTEFMSVFDELFEIYVERNRN from the coding sequence ATGAGACAATCTTTTTACCTGTTCATCCTCACGTATCGAGACCCATACAAAAAGGACGACAAAACAGCATTTGCGAACCGGGTTTCCGAGGATATCGGTTTTCCGAAGCAAATGACCGACTACCACGAACTTGCTGATTACCTGGAGTTGAGCGGTGAGTATACGGAGTTCATGTCCGTCTTTGATGAGTTGTTCGAAATATACGTCGAGAGAAACCGAAATTAG
- a CDS encoding dihydrofolate reductase, which yields MIALLWAEDDNGIIGKGGTLPWHLPNDLKYFKEMTLNHKIVMGRKTFEGMGSRPLPRRENIILTRQTDYTHAGVTILHEVDEVLALDNEADTLFIIGGSEIFELFLPFADILYQTVIHADFDGDTYFPTFDWNEWELDSSTLGVVDDKNSYEHEFKVFKRVK from the coding sequence ATGATCGCATTATTATGGGCTGAAGACGACAATGGAATAATCGGAAAGGGCGGCACACTCCCGTGGCACCTGCCGAATGATCTGAAATATTTCAAGGAAATGACACTGAACCACAAAATTGTGATGGGCAGAAAAACGTTTGAGGGGATGGGTTCACGCCCGCTGCCGAGAAGGGAAAACATTATTCTGACGAGACAAACCGATTACACCCATGCGGGAGTTACCATCCTGCATGAAGTGGATGAGGTATTGGCTTTGGATAACGAAGCGGATACGTTGTTCATTATCGGAGGCAGTGAAATTTTTGAGCTGTTCCTGCCGTTCGCGGACATCCTTTACCAGACCGTCATTCATGCCGATTTTGACGGGGACACCTACTTCCCTACATTCGACTGGAACGAGTGGGAACTGGATTCGTCAACTTTAGGTGTTGTCGATGACAAAAACAGCTACGAACATGAATTCAAAGTCTTCAAACGGGTGAAATAA
- the deoD gene encoding purine-nucleoside phosphorylase has protein sequence MSTHIAAKPGQIADTVLLPGDPLRAKYIAETYLEDVEQYNSVRNMFGYTGTYKGKRVSVQGTGMGLPSIMIYANELITEYNVQNLIRVGSAGAIQKDIHVRDIVIAQGATTDSSVVSNTFHGQVNFAPICNFELMHNAYTVAKERNLSVHVGNVLSSDRFYNEELDKQKLADYGVLAVEMEAAGLYLLAAKYNRKALALLTISDHILTGEETTAEERETTFDDMMLVALESIL, from the coding sequence ATGAGTACACATATCGCAGCAAAACCGGGGCAAATCGCGGATACAGTCTTATTGCCGGGCGATCCATTGAGAGCGAAGTACATTGCCGAGACGTACCTGGAGGATGTCGAACAGTATAATTCGGTAAGGAATATGTTTGGATACACCGGGACGTACAAAGGCAAACGTGTTTCTGTCCAAGGAACCGGTATGGGTTTGCCCTCCATCATGATCTACGCCAACGAATTGATCACTGAGTACAACGTGCAGAATCTGATCCGTGTCGGTTCGGCAGGGGCGATCCAAAAAGACATCCATGTCCGCGACATCGTCATTGCCCAAGGTGCAACCACGGATTCCAGTGTCGTCAGCAATACGTTCCATGGTCAAGTCAACTTTGCGCCGATCTGCAACTTTGAACTGATGCATAATGCCTATACGGTCGCGAAGGAACGGAATCTATCCGTCCACGTCGGCAACGTCCTGTCCTCGGACCGCTTCTACAACGAAGAGCTGGACAAACAGAAATTGGCCGACTATGGTGTTCTGGCCGTAGAAATGGAAGCTGCCGGGCTGTACCTGTTGGCCGCCAAATACAACCGTAAAGCGCTGGCTTTGTTGACGATCAGTGATCATATCCTGACCGGGGAAGAGACGACTGCCGAAGAGCGTGAAACGACATTCGACGACATGATGCTCGTTGCATTGGAATCTATCTTATAA
- the ahpF gene encoding alkyl hydroperoxide reductase subunit F, producing MALDTEIKGQLGQYLELLESDVVFKASLGEDENSGKVSEFLQEIAGMSEKITFEKATLTRTPSFAITRPEMESGITFAGLPLGHEFTSFILALLQVSGRAPKVDDSIIKRIKAIDKELHFETYVSLTCHNCPDVVQALNIMSVLNPKISHVMIEGGMFKEEIEAKKIMAVPTVFLNGEEFANGRMTIEQLIDKAAGPTNADEFSDKDIFDVLVVGGGPAGNSAAIYAARKGINTGMVVETYGGQVMDTVGIENMIGTPYTEGPKLMAQVEAHVNQYKVDIMKGQRAKSIRKNDLIEVELENGAVLKAKTAILSVGAHWRNVNVPGEEEFRTKGVTNCPHCDGPLFEGKDVAVIGGGNSGIEAAIDLAGLAKHVTVLEFLPELKADQVLQDRIKSLQNVTVITNAATKAITGTEQVEAISYLDRATNEEHTIALEGVFVQIGLVPNTAWLKDSGVVLNERGEIIIDNHGSTSLEGVFAAGDCTNSAYKQIIISMGAGATAALGAFDHLIRQ from the coding sequence ATGGCATTAGATACAGAAATCAAAGGGCAACTCGGCCAATATCTAGAACTGTTGGAATCGGATGTGGTTTTCAAAGCCAGTCTGGGCGAGGATGAAAATTCCGGCAAAGTCAGCGAGTTTTTGCAGGAAATCGCCGGTATGTCGGAGAAGATTACTTTCGAAAAAGCAACTTTGACCCGTACGCCCAGTTTTGCGATCACACGTCCGGAAATGGAAAGCGGCATCACGTTCGCCGGTCTTCCTTTGGGTCATGAGTTCACTTCGTTTATCCTGGCTTTGCTGCAGGTAAGTGGCCGTGCACCAAAAGTGGATGACAGCATCATCAAACGCATCAAAGCGATCGACAAAGAGCTCCATTTCGAAACCTATGTCAGCTTGACTTGCCATAACTGCCCGGATGTTGTCCAAGCATTGAACATCATGTCCGTGCTGAACCCGAAAATCTCCCACGTTATGATCGAGGGCGGTATGTTCAAGGAAGAAATCGAAGCGAAGAAGATAATGGCTGTACCGACTGTTTTCCTTAACGGAGAAGAGTTTGCCAACGGGCGCATGACGATCGAGCAATTGATCGATAAAGCCGCCGGTCCGACAAATGCGGATGAGTTCTCCGATAAGGACATTTTCGACGTCCTCGTTGTAGGTGGAGGCCCCGCAGGCAACAGCGCGGCCATCTACGCTGCGCGTAAAGGCATCAACACCGGCATGGTCGTCGAGACCTACGGCGGACAAGTGATGGACACTGTCGGCATCGAAAATATGATCGGGACGCCTTACACGGAAGGACCGAAACTTATGGCGCAAGTGGAAGCACATGTGAATCAGTACAAGGTCGACATCATGAAAGGCCAACGCGCTAAAAGTATCCGCAAAAATGACCTGATCGAAGTCGAATTGGAGAATGGGGCAGTGCTTAAAGCGAAAACCGCTATCCTTTCGGTCGGAGCGCATTGGCGCAATGTCAACGTTCCCGGAGAGGAAGAGTTCCGCACGAAAGGCGTCACCAACTGCCCGCATTGCGATGGCCCGTTGTTTGAAGGCAAAGACGTTGCCGTCATCGGCGGCGGTAATTCCGGTATTGAAGCGGCGATCGATCTGGCCGGTCTGGCGAAACATGTTACTGTGCTGGAGTTCTTGCCGGAATTGAAGGCTGACCAAGTGTTGCAGGACCGCATCAAATCCTTGCAGAACGTAACAGTTATCACGAACGCGGCGACGAAAGCGATCACCGGTACAGAGCAAGTGGAAGCGATCTCCTACTTGGACCGCGCCACGAATGAAGAGCATACCATCGCTCTTGAAGGTGTTTTCGTTCAGATCGGTTTGGTTCCGAATACGGCCTGGCTGAAGGATTCCGGCGTCGTCTTGAATGAACGTGGCGAAATCATCATCGATAATCATGGTTCAACCAGTCTGGAAGGCGTCTTCGCTGCCGGAGATTGCACAAATAGTGCCTACAAACAAATCATCATCTCGATGGGAGCCGGAGCGACTGCTGCTTTGGGCGCGTTCGACCATCTGATCCGTCAATAA
- a CDS encoding N-acetylmuramoyl-L-alanine amidase, protein MGYVINDRRASALGGQSMDRNRSAITTIVWHYSAVMRKVRKFITGHEEYWKNTLGWDRGGYHFYIDADGNIWQNYDYERITWGVYNNNGYCVHISVEAGNGSDYSQAQIDAREWLTRKIMSDLNIPASKVKGHWEVYNNSSCPGYTKAQMDAFRAKLAQSAEVAQVAVASQTRIPVSYNKVVAHGGYSIDSKPWGEPGLVNWGKTDDIIGNTISVYEENGSGEYVNGVKVGWIDKRALIDVPARVAVSYNVIVKTGGYSIDSRPWGEPGFANWGTTDAFIGQNVPVIEENASGEYVNTSLGWIDKRAVEREPVVVSSTLHLPAGQTWITYPENGPYKAGNVIAVEQTCSCLVLGDKGQGLIVVDLEGNVGRVAIRYDESKGATIEKKYV, encoded by the coding sequence ATGGGCTATGTAATCAACGATAGACGAGCTTCCGCACTGGGGGGCCAAAGTATGGACCGTAACCGATCGGCAATCACAACGATCGTATGGCACTATTCTGCAGTAATGCGTAAGGTTCGCAAATTTATCACTGGCCACGAAGAATACTGGAAGAACACTCTCGGATGGGACCGCGGCGGCTATCATTTTTATATCGACGCCGATGGTAACATCTGGCAAAATTATGATTATGAGCGAATCACTTGGGGCGTATACAATAATAACGGATACTGCGTCCATATCAGCGTTGAAGCTGGTAACGGATCGGATTACTCGCAAGCTCAAATTGATGCACGTGAGTGGCTGACAAGAAAAATTATGAGCGATCTGAATATTCCTGCAAGTAAAGTTAAAGGGCATTGGGAAGTGTACAACAATTCCTCTTGTCCTGGTTACACGAAAGCGCAAATGGATGCATTCCGTGCGAAATTAGCACAATCGGCCGAAGTGGCTCAAGTTGCGGTGGCTTCTCAAACGCGCATTCCTGTTAGTTACAACAAGGTAGTTGCTCATGGCGGTTATTCAATCGATAGTAAGCCATGGGGCGAGCCTGGACTGGTAAATTGGGGCAAAACAGACGACATTATCGGCAATACAATTTCAGTTTACGAAGAGAACGGAAGTGGCGAGTATGTCAATGGCGTGAAAGTCGGATGGATTGACAAGCGTGCGCTGATTGATGTTCCTGCGCGTGTGGCTGTTAGCTATAACGTCATTGTCAAAACTGGCGGCTATTCAATCGATTCTAGGCCATGGGGCGAGCCTGGTTTTGCTAATTGGGGCACAACAGATGCATTTATTGGCCAAAATGTTCCGGTCATTGAAGAAAATGCATCCGGGGAGTACGTCAATACAAGCCTAGGATGGATTGATAAACGCGCTGTCGAAAGAGAGCCTGTTGTCGTTTCATCTACGCTTCATCTTCCTGCTGGACAAACGTGGATCACGTATCCAGAAAACGGACCATACAAAGCCGGAAACGTGATTGCAGTTGAGCAGACATGTTCTTGTTTAGTTCTAGGTGATAAGGGACAGGGGCTTATTGTGGTAGATCTGGAAGGTAACGTTGGTCGCGTGGCGATTCGGTACGATGAGTCGAAGGGCGCGACAATCGAAAAAAAATATGTATGA
- a CDS encoding thymidylate synthase produces MTKQYLDLARAVLETGATKHDRTGTGTKSIFGYQMRFDLAEGFPILTTKKVAFGLIKSELLWFLKGDTNIKYLLENNNHIWDEWAFERYVKSADYTGPNMDDFGHRVLKEEGFKAIYDAEMAKFREAILTDEAFAAKHGELGNIYGSQWRRWRTTQGEFIDQISDVIEMIKKNPDSRRLMVSAWNPEDVPSMALPPCHTLFQFYVTDGKLSCQLYQRSADIFLGVPFNIASYALLTHLIANETGLEVGEFIHTFGDAHLYLNHIEQIELQLSREPFALPKLVLKHPEKSIFEMDKEDIVLEGYKSHPGIKAPIAV; encoded by the coding sequence ATGACAAAACAATATTTGGATTTAGCAAGAGCCGTCCTGGAAACAGGCGCAACGAAACACGACCGTACCGGCACAGGCACGAAAAGCATCTTCGGATACCAAATGCGTTTCGACCTCGCTGAAGGCTTCCCGATCCTGACGACAAAGAAAGTCGCTTTCGGCCTCATCAAGAGCGAACTGCTGTGGTTCCTGAAGGGTGACACGAACATCAAATACTTGTTGGAAAACAACAACCACATCTGGGATGAGTGGGCATTCGAACGCTATGTGAAATCAGCAGATTACACAGGACCGAATATGGATGATTTCGGACATCGGGTACTGAAGGAAGAAGGCTTCAAAGCAATCTACGATGCCGAAATGGCCAAATTCCGCGAAGCGATTTTGACGGATGAAGCCTTCGCAGCCAAACACGGTGAGTTAGGCAACATTTACGGGTCCCAATGGCGCCGCTGGAGAACGACGCAAGGGGAATTCATCGACCAGATCAGCGATGTCATCGAAATGATCAAAAAGAACCCGGATTCCAGAAGACTGATGGTTTCCGCCTGGAATCCGGAAGACGTCCCTTCGATGGCTTTGCCGCCCTGCCATACTCTGTTCCAATTCTATGTCACTGACGGGAAGCTCAGCTGCCAATTGTACCAGAGGAGCGCGGATATCTTTTTGGGGGTGCCGTTCAACATAGCCAGCTACGCTTTATTGACGCATCTGATCGCAAATGAAACAGGTCTTGAAGTCGGGGAATTCATCCATACGTTCGGGGACGCCCATCTTTATCTGAATCATATCGAACAGATCGAACTGCAACTTTCCAGAGAGCCTTTCGCTTTGCCAAAGTTGGTGCTGAAGCATCCGGAGAAATCCATTTTTGAAATGGATAAAGAGGATATCGTCCTGGAAGGCTACAAGAGCCACCCAGGCATCAAAGCGCCGATTGCTGTATAA
- a CDS encoding YpmS family protein produces MGKNQQRSAKKSPNPWKIAFITLSLILVIAVGWLFSKITMELPGQSAEDTQVIVQSNDQLSVGLSLNNTELAVIANEYMKSEQRPAGYSLEITDVATLKGETVLLGFSIPFALSGEPHATTDGNLQLKVTDISLGGLSLPEKEALSLLAQFLTLPAFVSLDADSETVLVNLSGIDLPKESAIRLLSIDKETKEYSFEVSIPAENLIE; encoded by the coding sequence ATGGGTAAAAATCAACAAAGAAGTGCAAAAAAAAGCCCGAATCCATGGAAAATTGCTTTCATCACCTTGTCGCTCATACTGGTCATCGCGGTAGGTTGGCTGTTCTCAAAAATCACGATGGAACTGCCGGGTCAATCTGCGGAAGATACTCAAGTCATCGTTCAATCAAATGATCAGCTTTCGGTCGGATTATCCTTGAACAATACCGAATTGGCGGTCATCGCCAATGAATATATGAAATCCGAGCAGAGACCGGCCGGTTATTCGCTGGAAATCACGGATGTAGCAACTTTAAAGGGTGAAACCGTACTGCTGGGGTTTTCGATCCCGTTTGCTTTATCCGGGGAGCCGCATGCGACAACGGACGGCAATCTGCAACTGAAAGTGACGGATATTTCCCTGGGCGGTTTGTCATTGCCCGAAAAAGAAGCCTTGAGTCTTTTGGCCCAATTTTTGACGTTGCCTGCCTTCGTTAGCTTGGATGCGGACTCGGAAACGGTGCTGGTGAACTTGTCCGGCATCGACCTTCCGAAAGAAAGTGCCATCCGTCTGCTTTCGATCGATAAAGAGACGAAAGAATATTCGTTTGAAGTAAGCATCCCAGCAGAAAATTTGATAGAATAG
- the ahpC gene encoding alkyl hydroperoxide reductase subunit C — translation MSLIGKEIVEFKANAYHKGEFIEVSSEDLKGKWSIVCFYPADFTFVCPTELEDLQDQYATLQGLGVEVYSVSTDTHFTHKAWHDHSPAIGKIEYIMIGDPSHTISIGFDVLDDEGLAQRGTFIIDPDGIVQAVEINADGIGRDASGLIDKIRAGQYVRTHPGEVCPAKWKEGAETLKPSLDLVGKI, via the coding sequence ATGTCATTAATCGGAAAAGAAATAGTGGAATTTAAAGCGAACGCTTATCACAAAGGTGAATTTATTGAAGTTTCATCGGAAGACCTAAAAGGAAAATGGAGCATCGTCTGTTTTTACCCTGCGGACTTCACTTTCGTTTGCCCGACTGAGTTGGAAGATCTTCAGGATCAATATGCAACCTTGCAAGGCCTTGGAGTAGAGGTTTATTCCGTATCGACCGACACACACTTCACGCATAAAGCATGGCACGATCACTCACCAGCCATCGGCAAAATCGAATACATCATGATCGGCGATCCATCGCATACGATTTCAATCGGATTTGATGTATTGGACGATGAAGGCTTGGCTCAACGTGGAACGTTCATCATTGATCCGGATGGCATCGTGCAGGCAGTGGAAATCAACGCTGACGGCATCGGCCGTGACGCAAGCGGTTTGATCGACAAAATCCGTGCAGGCCAATATGTCCGCACCCATCCAGGCGAAGTTTGCCCTGCGAAATGGAAAGAAGGCGCGGAAACATTGAAACCTAGCTTGGACTTGGTAGGTAAAATTTAA
- a CDS encoding formate--tetrahydrofolate ligase: MKTDIEIAQANEMLPIKEVAATLSLTEDDLKLYGKYKAKVDIKKINSLSGETDGKLILVTAINPTPAGEGKSTVTVGLGDALTRIGKKAMIAMREPSLGPTMGVKGGAAGGGYAQVQPMQDINLHFTGDMHAITATNNTLSALIDNHIQQGNALNIDQRRITWKRVLDINDRALRNIVIGLGGPIQGVPRQDGFDITVASEIMAILCLSTSLTDLKNRIGNIVIGYTFDRAPVTVRDLKVEGALTLLMKDALEPNLVQTLYHTPAFVHGGPFANIAHGCNSVLATKTALKLADYVITEAGFGADLGAEKFMDIKVPQLGKSPDAVVIVATVRSLKMHGGVSVKDLNNGENVQAVKAGFANLQKHIENMQQYGVPVVVALNEFTNDTAAEIEAVVSLCAAQDVECVQTAVWAKGAEGGEALANAVVKSIDENTKAFAPLYVAEDGGIEEKIETIVTKIYGGTSVVYSKEAKNQLRQYKKNGWDRLPVCMAKTQYSLSDDQKAIGRPENFDITIRSFVPKIGAGFIVALTGDILTMPGLPKEPAALRMDVTEDGVVTGLF, encoded by the coding sequence TTGAAGACGGATATCGAGATAGCTCAAGCAAATGAGATGCTTCCGATCAAAGAAGTAGCAGCAACCCTTTCCCTGACAGAGGACGATCTGAAACTGTACGGCAAATACAAAGCAAAAGTGGACATCAAGAAAATCAATTCCTTGAGTGGAGAGACGGACGGCAAGCTGATCCTTGTTACTGCAATCAATCCTACCCCGGCAGGAGAAGGCAAATCAACCGTTACAGTCGGCTTGGGCGATGCCCTGACACGCATCGGCAAGAAAGCGATGATCGCGATGCGCGAACCTTCATTAGGACCGACGATGGGCGTCAAAGGCGGAGCAGCTGGCGGCGGTTATGCACAAGTGCAGCCGATGCAGGACATCAATCTGCATTTCACTGGCGATATGCATGCCATCACAGCGACGAACAATACGTTATCAGCCTTGATCGATAACCATATCCAACAAGGCAATGCTCTGAACATCGATCAGCGCCGGATCACCTGGAAGCGCGTATTGGACATCAACGACCGGGCTTTGCGCAACATCGTCATCGGATTGGGCGGACCGATCCAAGGTGTTCCACGCCAAGACGGCTTCGATATCACGGTAGCGAGCGAAATCATGGCGATCCTTTGCTTATCGACTTCGCTGACGGATCTGAAGAACCGCATCGGGAATATTGTCATCGGCTATACGTTTGACAGGGCACCTGTCACTGTCAGAGACTTGAAAGTGGAAGGCGCATTGACTTTATTGATGAAGGATGCATTGGAGCCGAATCTGGTCCAAACGCTCTATCATACCCCAGCATTTGTGCATGGCGGACCTTTCGCCAACATCGCGCATGGCTGCAACAGCGTGCTGGCAACCAAAACAGCCTTGAAATTAGCTGATTACGTCATCACGGAAGCCGGTTTCGGAGCTGACTTGGGTGCTGAGAAGTTCATGGACATCAAAGTACCGCAGCTGGGCAAGAGCCCGGATGCAGTCGTGATTGTGGCGACCGTTCGCTCATTGAAGATGCACGGCGGCGTATCGGTGAAAGACCTCAACAACGGCGAAAATGTCCAAGCGGTTAAGGCGGGTTTTGCAAATCTGCAGAAACATATTGAAAATATGCAACAATATGGTGTGCCCGTTGTTGTCGCGCTCAATGAATTCACGAACGATACAGCGGCCGAAATCGAAGCGGTCGTCAGCCTATGTGCGGCACAGGATGTCGAATGTGTCCAGACAGCCGTTTGGGCAAAAGGAGCTGAAGGTGGAGAAGCGTTGGCGAATGCTGTCGTCAAATCGATCGACGAAAACACGAAGGCTTTCGCTCCGCTTTATGTGGCGGAAGACGGCGGCATCGAAGAAAAAATCGAAACGATCGTCACCAAAATCTATGGCGGAACAAGTGTCGTCTATTCTAAAGAAGCCAAAAATCAACTGCGTCAGTACAAGAAGAACGGCTGGGACCGTTTGCCGGTATGCATGGCAAAAACGCAATATTCCTTGTCCGATGACCAAAAAGCGATCGGCCGTCCGGAAAACTTCGACATCACCATCCGCTCCTTTGTTCCGAAAATCGGAGCCGGGTTTATCGTTGCGTTGACGGGGGATATCCTGACCATGCCGGGTCTGCCGAAAGAACCGGCTGCCCTAAGGATGGATGTCACCGAAGACGGTGTCGTTACAGGCTTGTTCTAA
- a CDS encoding hemolysin III family protein produces MTTFPQTDGRRKVIINEVLNAVTHGIGTLLSIAGCVLLILKGSRSGNVTEVVAYAIYGASMILLFLSSTLYHSFSLTRFQKIFRYIDHAAIYLLIAGTYTPFCLIAVRNGQSRALFIAVWAIAIIGIILKIFFVGKFNGISTILYLGMGWMALFIIQPMYQTLGLNGIVLIGLGGLSYSLGTIFYSNKKYGFMHVIWHLFVMAGAAFMFFGIFLYV; encoded by the coding sequence GTGACAACTTTTCCACAAACAGATGGTAGACGCAAAGTCATCATCAATGAAGTGTTGAATGCCGTAACCCATGGAATCGGAACCTTGCTAAGCATCGCAGGATGCGTCTTACTCATTTTGAAGGGATCCCGATCAGGAAACGTTACCGAAGTCGTTGCTTATGCCATTTATGGTGCTTCAATGATTTTGCTTTTCCTTTCGTCGACTCTCTATCACAGTTTCAGTTTGACCCGCTTTCAGAAAATTTTCCGCTACATCGATCACGCAGCCATCTATTTGTTGATTGCAGGGACGTATACACCGTTTTGTTTGATCGCGGTGCGTAACGGCCAAAGCAGAGCCTTGTTCATTGCCGTTTGGGCAATCGCAATCATCGGTATTATCCTGAAGATCTTTTTCGTCGGAAAATTCAATGGAATTTCCACCATCTTGTACTTGGGTATGGGATGGATGGCGCTGTTCATCATTCAACCGATGTACCAGACACTCGGTCTGAACGGCATTGTGCTTATCGGTTTGGGCGGGTTGAGTTACAGTTTGGGAACTATTTTTTACTCGAACAAAAAATACGGTTTTATGCATGTCATTTGGCATCTCTTTGTTATGGCAGGCGCTGCCTTCATGTTCTTCGGCATCTTCTTGTATGTTTAA